One part of the Leucobacter triazinivorans genome encodes these proteins:
- a CDS encoding S-ribosylhomocysteine lyase, producing the protein MSDVELAEVESFALDHTRVLAPYVRLIGVERGPKGDAISNFDIRLVQPNEGEIPTAGLHTIEHTLAALLRTRFEGLIDISPFGCRTGFHLIAWGEPSAEAVAAAIKSSLEDLVERVAWEDVPGTEAVSCGNYRDHSLHSAKEWARQVLDQGISLDAFDRSRIA; encoded by the coding sequence ATGAGCGACGTCGAACTTGCCGAAGTGGAGAGCTTTGCCCTGGACCACACGAGGGTGCTCGCCCCCTACGTGCGCCTGATCGGCGTGGAGCGCGGCCCGAAGGGCGACGCCATCTCCAACTTCGACATCCGGCTCGTGCAACCGAACGAGGGAGAGATCCCCACCGCCGGTCTGCACACCATCGAGCACACGCTCGCCGCGCTGCTGCGCACCCGCTTCGAGGGCCTCATCGACATCTCGCCCTTCGGCTGCCGCACGGGCTTCCACCTGATCGCGTGGGGCGAGCCCTCGGCCGAGGCCGTCGCGGCCGCGATCAAGAGCTCGCTCGAGGATCTCGTGGAGCGGGTCGCCTGGGAGGACGTGCCCGGCACCGAGGCGGTCAGCTGCGGCAACTACCGCGATCACAGTCTGCACTCCGCGAAGGAGTGGGCCCGGCAGGTGCTGGATCAGGGCATCAGCCTCGACGCCTTCGACCGCTCGCGCATCGCGTAG
- a CDS encoding DUF808 domain-containing protein has translation MSSSFFALFDDIAVLAKAAAASIDDIAAGAAKASAKAAGVVIDDAAVTPQYVRGINPKRELPVIWRIARGSLVNKAIIITAIMLLSVWAPWVFPWMLLIGGTYLAFEGTEKVWHWIETARGREREHTVEEVIQRPAIDEKQIVGSAVRTDLVLSAEIMLISLANIDADGWLMRLMILIAVGLSMTGAVYGAVALLVKMDDAGLWLMRRRGPRGLRGFGLGLVRAMPAVFRIVSVVGVVAMLWVGGHLLIANLHEVGWHLPHDLVHGATHAVHATGFAAWLIDSALSAVFGLAWGAVVVAAVSAGRRVRRRLSRA, from the coding sequence ATGAGTTCGAGCTTCTTCGCCCTCTTCGACGACATCGCCGTGCTCGCGAAAGCCGCCGCGGCGTCGATCGACGACATCGCCGCCGGTGCCGCGAAGGCCTCCGCGAAGGCTGCGGGCGTGGTGATCGACGACGCCGCGGTCACGCCGCAGTACGTGCGGGGCATCAACCCCAAGCGCGAGCTGCCCGTCATCTGGCGCATCGCTCGCGGCTCGCTCGTCAACAAGGCGATCATCATCACCGCGATCATGCTGCTCAGCGTGTGGGCGCCGTGGGTGTTCCCGTGGATGCTGCTGATCGGCGGCACCTATCTGGCCTTCGAGGGCACGGAGAAGGTGTGGCACTGGATCGAGACCGCGCGCGGCAGGGAGCGCGAGCACACGGTCGAGGAGGTGATCCAGCGCCCCGCGATCGATGAGAAGCAGATCGTCGGCAGCGCGGTGCGCACCGATCTGGTGCTCTCCGCCGAGATCATGCTCATCTCGCTCGCGAACATCGATGCCGACGGCTGGCTGATGCGGCTCATGATCCTCATCGCCGTGGGGCTCTCGATGACCGGTGCCGTCTACGGCGCGGTGGCGCTGCTCGTGAAGATGGACGATGCCGGTCTGTGGCTGATGCGGCGGCGCGGGCCGCGAGGGCTGCGCGGGTTCGGCCTCGGGCTGGTGCGGGCGATGCCCGCCGTGTTCCGGATCGTGAGCGTCGTGGGCGTGGTCGCGATGCTGTGGGTGGGCGGCCATCTGCTGATCGCAAACCTGCACGAGGTGGGATGGCACCTGCCGCACGACCTCGTGCACGGCGCGACGCACGCGGTGCACGCGACGGGGTTCGCGGCCTGGCTGATCGACAGCGCGCTCTCGGCCGTGTTCGGCCTGGCGTGGGGCGCCGTGGTCGTCGCCGCCGTGTCGGCCGGTCGGCGGGTGCGGCGCCGGCTCAGCCGAGCCTAG
- a CDS encoding amidohydrolase has protein sequence MTETILRADAMLTPHGAIAGAELAFDETGRITYAGAARPDSVVTHDLAGHVLMPGLVNGHTHSAMTLLRGVSDDEGFMPWLAAVQALEQHLTHDDVATGLQLAMVEMIETGTVAFADMYHWDESLIELVRAAGMRAMVALASFAPEAVGFPGVSPWNGSDATAQTEALAERYSGDPQIRVAYGPHAPYTCPPEFLRDIAVRAARRGIPIHTHISESAAEVEQIVERYGATPGEHLASLGLFEADVLAAHCVHLTSGEIERFAREGVAVSHNPVSNLKLGCGIAPLPDWQAAGLRVSLGTDSVASNNTLDLFEEIKTATILHRGARQDAAIVRASDVLDIATRSGAEAIGFPESGALEAGGLADVIALDVRGSSATPLDLASDPGVLTSHLGFAATGADVRHVFIGGRHVYSEGEHLTLDAAAIRARAAEARARLSAASRHPD, from the coding sequence ATGACCGAGACCATTCTGCGGGCCGATGCGATGCTGACGCCGCACGGCGCGATCGCGGGGGCCGAACTCGCCTTCGACGAGACCGGCCGCATCACCTACGCGGGAGCGGCCCGCCCCGATTCGGTGGTGACCCACGACCTCGCGGGGCACGTGCTCATGCCCGGGCTCGTCAACGGGCACACGCACTCGGCGATGACCCTGCTGCGCGGTGTCTCCGACGACGAGGGCTTCATGCCGTGGCTGGCGGCCGTGCAGGCACTCGAGCAGCATCTCACCCACGACGACGTCGCGACGGGGCTGCAGCTCGCCATGGTCGAGATGATCGAGACGGGCACCGTCGCGTTCGCCGACATGTACCACTGGGACGAATCGCTCATCGAGCTCGTGCGCGCCGCCGGCATGCGCGCGATGGTCGCGCTCGCCTCGTTCGCGCCGGAGGCCGTCGGCTTCCCGGGAGTGTCCCCGTGGAACGGCAGCGACGCCACCGCCCAGACGGAGGCGCTCGCCGAACGATACTCGGGGGATCCGCAGATCCGGGTCGCCTACGGCCCGCACGCGCCATACACCTGCCCGCCCGAGTTTCTGCGCGACATCGCGGTGCGTGCCGCCCGGCGCGGGATCCCCATCCACACCCACATCTCGGAGTCGGCGGCGGAGGTCGAGCAGATCGTCGAGCGCTACGGCGCCACGCCGGGCGAGCACCTCGCCTCGCTCGGTCTGTTCGAGGCCGACGTGCTCGCCGCGCACTGCGTGCACCTCACGTCGGGCGAGATCGAGCGCTTCGCCCGCGAGGGGGTCGCCGTGAGTCACAATCCGGTCTCCAATCTCAAGCTCGGCTGCGGGATCGCGCCGCTGCCCGACTGGCAGGCTGCCGGTCTGCGCGTCTCGCTGGGCACCGACTCCGTCGCCAGCAACAACACGCTCGATCTCTTCGAGGAGATCAAGACCGCCACGATCCTGCATCGCGGGGCGCGGCAGGACGCGGCGATCGTGCGCGCCTCCGATGTGCTCGACATCGCCACGCGGAGCGGGGCGGAGGCGATCGGCTTCCCCGAGAGCGGTGCGCTCGAGGCGGGCGGGCTGGCCGACGTGATCGCGCTCGACGTGCGCGGTTCGTCGGCGACACCGCTCGACCTGGCGAGCGATCCGGGCGTCCTCACGTCCCACCTCGGCTTCGCGGCCACCGGAGCCGACGTGCGTCACGTGTTCATCGGCGGCCGCCACGTGTACTCCGAGGGAGAGCATCTCACGCTCGACGCCGCCGCGATCCGCGCCCGAGCGGCGGAGGCCCGCGCCCGGCTGAGCGCCGCGTCCCGACACCCCGACTGA
- a CDS encoding nucleoside phosphorylase: MAPVRLPADAELPLLRARVSDLADRALVVGDPGRAARVAELLDDVRQLAANREYHVYAGSYQGVPITVASHGVGAAGAAVCFEELARGGVTRIIRSGTAGGMQPDVVDGAIVVATGAVREDGVSHQLVPTPFPAIATPSLTLALQAAAEQSGLDVHSGIVVTGDMFYPSDVITGVDLPMWQRAGVVAVEMEAAALFVIAALHGIETGAVFAIDGNPLAAKDESMDGYDPYREVVTRAVDGALTAALDALIA; this comes from the coding sequence ATGGCACCCGTCCGACTCCCCGCCGATGCCGAGCTGCCCCTGCTGCGCGCCCGCGTCTCCGACCTCGCCGATCGCGCACTCGTCGTCGGCGACCCCGGCCGCGCCGCCCGCGTCGCAGAACTGCTCGACGACGTCCGGCAGCTCGCGGCGAACCGCGAGTACCACGTCTACGCGGGCAGCTACCAGGGCGTGCCGATCACCGTCGCCTCGCACGGCGTTGGAGCAGCGGGAGCAGCGGTCTGCTTCGAGGAGCTCGCACGCGGCGGGGTGACTCGCATCATCCGCTCGGGCACCGCGGGCGGCATGCAGCCCGACGTCGTGGACGGCGCGATCGTCGTCGCCACCGGCGCCGTGCGCGAGGACGGCGTGAGTCACCAGCTCGTGCCGACGCCGTTCCCCGCGATCGCGACGCCGTCGCTGACGCTCGCGCTGCAGGCAGCGGCCGAGCAGAGCGGCCTCGACGTGCACAGCGGAATCGTCGTGACCGGAGACATGTTCTATCCGAGCGATGTGATCACCGGGGTCGATCTGCCCATGTGGCAGCGGGCCGGCGTCGTCGCGGTCGAGATGGAGGCCGCCGCGCTCTTCGTGATCGCGGCGCTGCACGGCATCGAGACCGGTGCGGTGTTCGCGATCGACGGCAACCCGCTCGCCGCGAAGGACGAGTCGATGGACGGATACGACCCCTATCGCGAGGTCGTGACGCGCGCCGTCGACGGCGCGCTCACCGCCGCGCTCGACGCGCTGATCGCCTAG
- a CDS encoding DUF1905 domain-containing protein, which yields MFVEFTGVPYRWEARTEEWVFVDLPEPLSADIAEIPRPRRGFGGVRVEVRIGATVWRTSIFPQSDPVVYVLPLKRSVREAEGVELGREVAILLDVLDL from the coding sequence GTGTTCGTCGAGTTCACCGGGGTGCCGTACCGCTGGGAGGCGCGCACCGAGGAGTGGGTGTTCGTCGACCTCCCCGAACCGCTCTCGGCCGACATCGCCGAGATCCCCCGGCCGCGTCGCGGCTTCGGGGGCGTGCGCGTCGAGGTGCGGATCGGTGCGACGGTCTGGCGCACGTCGATCTTTCCGCAGAGCGACCCCGTCGTCTACGTCCTCCCCCTCAAGCGCAGTGTGCGCGAGGCCGAGGGCGTCGAGCTGGGCCGCGAGGTCGCGATCCTGCTCGACGTGCTCGACCTCTGA
- a CDS encoding purine-nucleoside phosphorylase, whose protein sequence is MSEPRTLLVFAHRDEASAFADVPHLVTGVGKVNAAGSLAVALAAGGVERVVVLGTAGVVSDGPDRPHLDEVYQITGVVQHDFSLPSPELRPAGEAILPPESTAVLATGDVFVQNDAQRARIAGLGASLVDMEAYAYASVCARFEVPLQLFKIPSDFADSSTTDEEWDTIVFRKSEQLREFWASRLAGAAPAGSGARA, encoded by the coding sequence ATGTCAGAACCCCGAACGCTGCTCGTCTTCGCGCACCGCGACGAGGCGTCGGCCTTCGCCGACGTGCCGCACCTCGTGACGGGCGTGGGCAAGGTCAACGCGGCGGGGTCGCTCGCGGTCGCGCTCGCCGCGGGAGGCGTCGAGCGGGTAGTGGTGCTCGGTACCGCCGGCGTGGTGAGCGACGGGCCGGACCGCCCGCACCTCGACGAGGTCTACCAGATCACCGGAGTCGTGCAGCACGACTTCTCGCTGCCGTCGCCGGAGCTGCGCCCGGCGGGAGAGGCGATCCTGCCCCCGGAATCGACCGCGGTGCTGGCCACCGGAGACGTGTTCGTGCAGAACGACGCGCAGCGCGCGCGCATCGCGGGACTCGGCGCCTCGCTCGTCGACATGGAGGCCTACGCCTATGCGAGCGTCTGCGCGCGCTTCGAGGTGCCGCTGCAGCTGTTCAAGATCCCTTCGGATTTCGCCGACAGCTCGACCACCGACGAGGAGTGGGACACGATCGTGTTTCGCAAGAGCGAGCAGCTGCGCGAGTTCTGGGCGAGCCGCCTGGCTGGGGCGGCGCCTGCCGGGTCGGGTGCGCGCGCATGA